Part of the Scomber japonicus isolate fScoJap1 chromosome 2, fScoJap1.pri, whole genome shotgun sequence genome, AGTGGGCTACTCTTTAATTTATGTTGAGCAACACTTATCAAAAGTGTTGAGTGACCTGCTATGAATCAGCCTTTACACTTGGCTGAAAAGTCAATCTAGATgttaagaggaaaaaagagaaaaaggaaagacgTGCTGACAGTTCAGGTGGAGATTTGGGTATATTATGTTTTGGTTAAAGTTTCAAACAGAGGTGAAGAGTGGGCACACAGGTCTGGTCAGCCCACTTCTTTCTCACTCAACAGCCcagatttttaatttattttcagacTTGTAGTTTTCAGTACCAACCAACATATTTCAGTTTATTAGATTTGTGTGGCCCTTTATAGAGCCACAAAAATCTTTATACAACTTTGTAGCACATAATGCAGTAGTCAACACATGTAAATtgactttgatgtgtaaaattggtgggGTTCCAGTTTAATGGTTGCTCACCTTCAGTTCCCCTTGCAGGAAGGACTGGCAGAACTCCTGTACTCGCTCTACAGAAATCTCTCCTTCTGGTAGGAGCCACTTCATGTCGGAGGTACCGTCATAGATGCCAACTCTTGGGAGGTCCTTAGATTTGAGGCCAAAGTAGCCCAGTGACCGAGAGTTGGACTTGACTGCTCCGTTGATCAGCACAAACAAGAACTGCAGGACAGAGTCAGTTTGATCATGTATAAAAACAGTTTGTTGTATTTTAGGTGGGAACCTCATGCCCTGGCATTCAGCCTACTGTGGCACAGACTTGAACCCTTTTTTTCTGGATAAATTAAGCTGATGAATACTCTCACCTTGCCTGTGAACTCTGGGGCCAGAGTTCCCAGTTGCTTCTTGAGGTCGGTATATTCTTTAGTTCCCCTATTGGCAAAGAGCAGGAGGTGTGTCTTCACCTCTGAATTGAACAGGCCCACTGCTGTCTAAGGAGGGGAAATCAGACATACAGAGAAAATTAAGGTTAAGGTGAGAGAAGTAAAGATTtcagaaatgaaaaaggaataaagaagaGACAGGctgtttaaacattttgatgttttttagaCAACAGGTGGACTTACCACTTGGTTGTATTCTGTGATGTATCGAACCTCGTTGATAGTGATAAAGTTCACAAGACCGTCAGCATCTAACTTCTTGGCCTCGGCAAGTTCGAGGTTCTCCTGGTGGTTATCTGCCTGGATcccatcacacagacacacaatcatCATACAATTGATTTAACTTATCACTTTTGACACTGAGAAGATGGTTCATGGCATAAAACGGATGCACAGTCATGAAGGTGTAGCATACCTTTCTGAAAAGTGTGATGGTGTCTGAGGAGACGCTGTATTCAGCCCACAACTCTTTCTCAGTGCACATTGCTGCGGGGACGGTGTCAACTCGCTTCGCAGCTGCCACAGTTTCCTCATAGCCATGACTCTCCTCTCCCTGACATACAAAAGTGTAGGATGAAGAGTCACAAGAGGGAGAATGTTAAAGTAGATCTCACATTtagcattttaaatgttttttttcccctcaatttgtttttctttgattaTTACACAAGCTGTTGAAATGAGcatgacatttttcttttttttcataatttgtgAATTATATACTTATATTGTAAATCTTGCACAACCTTCTTTCCAATACAGTACTTAATTATGCTAATaaggcacattttaaaaagagggacACTTGTCCATAGGTAGGCTTTATGCACTAGTGTGCTGGAAAGTGACTAAGCAGGTTACATTTAGTTAAGCACTGCAGTTAAAACGTATTTATCTTGCACTATGTCAATTGTATCCTGTTTTATACCACCTTTAAGAGGGTGATGCACGTTTTACTACATTTATTCAACAGCTGTAATTACTTGCTTGCAGATTATGATGTTTTACATAAAACTgaccaaaaatatataaagtaagTAAAATTATACTTAGACCagctttaatgttaaaatactgCTGACTTGTAATTAATCTGTAATAATAATCCAGGTATATAACCTAAATGTATAACAATGAGCCCTTCTGCTGTTCGTTTTGTTAATAATACTGCCAAGCTTTTActtgtatatattttaaatgcaaGATTTTGACTTGCAACGTAAATTTTTACATTATGGTataagtttttttattttttattttttggttgcATTTTTCATGCAACATTTCACCTATGGAGGTAGAGCATATTTTTGGACATATTTTCTTCATCTTAGCAAgaatgtttctctctctcaaagaCCACCAATGGGTCTCAGGGgcaccaaaaaaataaataaaggagagtgagagagagaatatatGTCATAGAAAGAGACCAAGTGATggataaacaaacacaccagGAGGACAGATGAGGCTGACTCAAAAAATGGTGAATCATAGCTGTTTATGAGAGAGTATTGCATGCACTCTGGTGATCCGTTTTATTGTTTTGCAGCCTGTAATATGTGTGCATTCCCTGTTAGTCACTGCACCaatattttggtcatttttgggCCAACTATTTTGTTATCCTCATGtgctctccttccctctcttctacGTTCCTCTCATGAACCCTCTCCTGGCCTTTACACTTGTTTACAAGAGGGTCAATGGAGCCAATCCCACAAATCTTCAGATGCGTATGTATTTCCTGTCAAGTAGCCTGCCATCATCCCTGGCACACAGAGTCTGGGCAAAGGGCTCGCCTCTGTGGGACAACCAGCCAGCCACCCTCGGTCGTCACAGCACCAACGCTGCCAAAGGTGTGGCCACAGGAAATGTATCCTTCTTTGAAATCTATTCTTGACAATATCACCAAGACACTTGCAAacaaatgctttatttttggaaatttgaGCTAATTTGTCTGATTATGTCTGGCTTGTCACATGCATGTTAGCGTAATAAAGTAAGCCATGAAACGGCCCCTGTGGGTTTGGTTTTAAGATATCCTGTTACGTTGTGTGACCTAATTTTCTTTGTCTGACCTCCAGGAATGCGATGACCACCACTTCAGCAGAGTCAATGAAGGCCTCGACAGCTTTGGCGTCAGCCAGCCTGGGAAGGGCACTGTCTgtgaaagaaagacacacagatcCACTAAAATGGTAAACAGACTGCATTAATACAATGTTTTTCTACCTTAATGGACAAAGGTGAGGCGCTGGGCTGCCAATCATCAAGAGCAACCCATTCTACctgctgagccacagccacatgCTACTAGACATATAATTCAACATAGTTTGCAATCCTGTCACTGACTGTCATAACAATACTAAGAGGCTATAAGCATGCTTGCGGCTCTGTGATGCTACAGTTAGACACAGTGGTGCTTTGCGCTAAATGGAAACACTGCTTAAGCTTTGCTGGGGTAATGTTTATCATGCACACCATTTTAGTGTAGCATGTTAACTTTTGCAATTAGCACTCAAAGTTACGGCTAAGGCTGATGGGACTGTCATGAGTTTTACAAACCAAAGTATGGAATAACTTCAAATATTGACCTGATGGCAGTATATTGAAGAGATAAGGCATCgtcaaagttattacaattcctCCTGAGGGGCAACATGAATgttaccaaatttcatggcaatatATTTTCAATAGTTGTAGGGATCTTTCACTCAAAAACGCATGTGAACTTCATGTTAGTGGATCATCAAAGGATTCATTATCAGAGGACCCTGAATTCTTATACAAAATTGACATGGGAATGCATTCAgtagttgttgaaatatttcagtctggaccaaagtgaaataactttaaaataaagttgcaagagagcagagaaaggagaaCTAgattacaaaaatgtgtagaaacatgttcatttaaatcAATTTACCTTTCTCTGTGGCAATGACAGAAGACACcaggagggagagaaacagagtgaTCAGCATGTTTCCGCTTGACAGGCCAGCAGATAAACCGAAGGAAAACCTAAAAAGACCGTCTAGCTGCTTGACTCTGTATAAAAAGTCATGCCACCTCTGTTCTGTCTCTGACGGTCGCCACATGGCAGCTGGAGGTGAGTTTTGATTGGAGGCTTCATGAGAACCAGCCAGGTGTTCATGATAAGTTGGGGGTGCTGGGACATTAGACTACGTGTCGCTGTAGGACAGGGGGCAGGTGTGTGTGGGCTGTGCTGTGGCATGGCAAAATGTAACTGTCAGTAATGATCCAATGAATTTACCTTGACTTCTGTTTTTCTGCATTATGTGTGTCCACAGAACATTCACTCATCTTGCATCTTGTTTGCAGCATCTTCTTAACAACTTTGCTCTCAAAGTGTTTTGTGCTGCAATGTGTTACATAAATCTGTTGTGTGTGGGAGGCTCTGTTGGGTAACAGTTGTGTGTTATCCCCAGGCAGGTTGCAAATAGCTAGTGAGGAGACATGTGTGAGCACTGGAGAATGATAGATTAGGCCATTAGACCAGGCTGCATTTTAGTGTGTTCACCACATGAGGGACACAAGACCTACCTGACCCATTCATCATGGGGCAGCCACACTTTGTAAATGTTGAATTACAGTAGGACAATATGTGATGTTTGGAATAACAGCAGGTATCTACCTTTTTGGGTGCACATTTCTAAGGTGTTATTGGGAAAGTACCAGGTATCTGACAAGTAAACAAATATATCTGAAGAATTTACACTAAACATCTTACAATGTCATGAGAATTAGGAGAGCAAGATTTAACCAACTGAATAACATAAAGTGACTGAAGGTGACAGTTTGAAAATGTCATCTCAATCCCAGAAATCCCAGGATCTGATGTAAATTTCAAGAACAGACTCTCCAGTCAACAGAAAAATCATGAAATGTCACCACAGAGGccatttcatgtcatttttactgtatatcaAAGTGAGCAGTCACCAGTTAATAGTAGTGTTTGTTAGGCAAGATCCCTTATTTACCCGTACTTTAAGGGTAAAATTACTGTCTGTGCTTTTAATGATCAACACGATTCAACAGAAGAGCctattacagatatttaaacaTAATCAAATCCAATTTTTTGAGTCAAACAATACATAAAACGTTTGTTCAGATAATTGTGTAGTTGATAACTGATCTGTGGTGGTTAGTCTGATAACCACCACAGACATGGCCGTTAATGTGGGATGTTAAAACAAAATCTAAAAGTTactgatttacagttttaatcaataatgccacaaattacaataaactctatacacatttttgtattttttgtggtTTACTCAGGATTTTGCCCCCGAAAAGGAAATGTGCTAAACATTGCATGCAAGTAACACTTTGCTCGACCACAGAGCAGTAAAGCCAGCTGCATGCACTAAAATATAACGACCTCTTTAGGACAACATGGTAGCAGCAGTTTTGGTCTGAACCCTGTAAACTTTCTctttgtgtaactgtgtgtgtttgcataaatTAAATCCAAGCACTTTTCATATACATGCATATGGGCCTTTGTATACAAAAACAGATTATTATCATGAAAGCTGTGCACTTGTTTATACCAAACATAGACAGTCTCCTAAAACTGTTTCTAGTAGTCTAGTAGTTATACATCTGCATGTGGTCCGTGCAGGAGTGTGACTAATAAGAGCTGGTCTACAAGGAAATAAAAGTGCCATGTCTAAATTATTATATACACCAAACATAAGTCAGCAGGTTTTTCTATCCATCAGGGGAGAGGAAATGGGACATAATAGAAATATTAAGTAGAAATCGAACAGTAATAGTAATGACATATATTATTGTAAACAGTTAaaatctgtgtggtttaaatcTGTGGTAAGTTCACCTGACTAACAGGGTCAGTGTTTATTATGATGACGAAGGTATCCTATATTCACATGAGGCTTAGGGGCAGCAGGGCAACACTAATACTGCAAATTAGGGCAATGCTTAACACCAtagactgatgactgatgacttctgcttatttcacacacacagacgtcaCAGCAGACATACAGTGACGCAGCATCAGCACACAACTATTCTCAGGTGAGAAATACTTAAAGCTTCTTAAAAATGTTTACTCTTCAGTGTCACAGAGCAATAAAGAAAAGATAACTTTAGTTTAGTCATAACAAAAGTCTTGTAAATTTGATTGACTTTCAGCAGGGATCTAAGTGGTTTAAGACTTTCTGTTTCTAGCTGCACGATGCAATCTTTAAGTTATAAGAGCGCTGACACATATGCTTTTCTGTAAAGTTTGTTTATGGCATCCCTGACACAAACGCCTTCCGGAGAACGGCTGAAATAATGAGAAGGATGCAGAGAAGCAAACAAGGAGTCAAAGAGGTCTGAAATACTGGTTTCAGCAGTTCCTGACTGAACAATAGAGAGGCTGCTGTTTAGGTTCAAATTATAGGCACAGATGCTTGTATAACTGgtgcttcacataaacaaaTCAAAAGTTAGAATTATAATATACATAATTGCAGAAATTAAAACATCAGTTTACGGTAACAAAGGCTCCATGATGTGTTTTCCTTTATCATGGCAGCTTTGAACTGGAGGCTTAAACTCAATtttactgattttaaaaaaaagtttttactgAATTTTATAGTGCAATACAAGTATTCaccaacaaaacatacaaacagaccATAAGAAACAGCACAggacagtggggagaacaataCTTGAACAAACAGTAAGTTCTTtgtggagagagaaaacacagaaataagacaagaataaagcatgaaagaagaaaataaataaaaaataaataaataaaataaaataaatgcaaattgtAACACAAATTTGAGTGTAGAATACATTGTAACGTTGAATTCATGGTAATAAACatgtgatataataataatataaaatatgtcaaaatataatagtaatataaaaaacataattataattatatatatatgtgtgtgtgtgtgtgtgtgtgtgtgtgtgatggtatTCAAACATTAAATGTGTAATATAAAAATCTGATACAATAATATAGAAGAGTTGACAAGAATCCAGGGCTCAAAAATAGTAAAGGATGAAAATCAGTAATTATTGCATAATTTCATCAAATAGTTACATACAAAAAGAAATGCAGCAGGTAATCAGAATGATCTCAGTTTCTTTTTATACtgattataaatgtaaataacctgtaatattgcacatgaatgatgttttttttatcatcatttaataCAGGATATCACTTCAAATTGCAAAACtgatttcaaatgtaaaacaattattttgacatttttctaaGATATTTTCAAGTTTTCCAGTTAATTTACGAGATACTGACATGACACCTTTATGAATGCTCAGAGCTCTGTACCACAATCTCAGCCTAAATCTGAAAACCCTATCTCTGTCAAATGTTTTAACATCTTTACTTTGATGCTTTGCAGGAGGTTGCTGGAGAGCTATCTCAGGTTTGTTTTCCTCTGAAATTACCCTGCGTGCGAGGCCCCAGCAGATCAGCCAGACTTAACGCTTCCTCTAAGTTTACATGCAGGCAGAGAGGAGAATTTAGTGGTGAGATGCGTGATGTAACGCTGGTAAACCTCAGGCTGATGGATTACTGGTATTTAGATTGTGGCAAGGTTAAAGCTGTCACTATTTCTCAAACCTCAGTTACACAACCTTTAACCCTGTTCGGCTTTGACACATGATCTGTGTTTTAAAGTCTCGCACCATGTGGAGGTATTCATCCTCAGAACGTGCTCCTGAGCTGCTGCCAGAGTTTGACATATGCAATGTGCACATGCAAACTCAAATAGAGTTTAATAGAGATGACGAAACattaagaaacacaaacacattcagaaCGTTAAACAGGAATATAATTGAAAGAATGACTGCAGGTGCTGGGTGTAAATGAGAGCAGCTGATTCACACAGACACGAAAGACTACTTCAACTTACCTGACTGCATGACTGAAAGcacaatttaaatgtaatattcaaAATATGTAGGATGTTTTTAATGGGATGCTTGGTCTAGAGTGTTGATGGTTGAGGATTAAAATGGAGTGGGTCACGGTTACTGTGTCAACTGTGTGGAGTATGGATTGCCTGGGTGGGTTAGAAACAGCTTACAGACTGTGTGATGGTTATGTCAGGGGTCCACGGAGGACGGGGATACCCTTTGATATGTTATGATACTCGAAATGCAAAAtgccacctgtgtgtgtgtgtatgtatgtgtgtgtgtatgtgtgtgtgtgtgtgtgtgcatgattcACGGGATAAGAAGTATGGGGTAAGAATTTCCTATAAGGCACGAAATATTGGATACAGTTGGATATTGTCCTTGAAAACTATGTAAATATACTAATAATCAGAACTTGTCCATGGCATAAACAACAGATTTTTTATTGTGCAGAAACAAATTTGAAACACTCAAGAAGATGTTGAAAGTATTCATTCTCACAGCTTGGATTGGCAGCTATACTTGTAAAAGCAGATATTTCATAACTTTAAGGTTCAGTTCATGGTTACCTGTGGAAAGATGTTTCTACATAGAACACTGTAATACTTTAATAGatactttaaatttaaatcatAAAACTGCAATATAAAATGTGCATACTCTAGTACTACTAGTTTGTAGTACAGGTCTTTTGATTTCAGGGACAATTACTGGATCTCAAACTGAGTCATATTAAATGACACTGAGCATTATGATAAGAAAAACAGCATGTGACGTCAGCAGTTTAAGCAGCTGGGTAATTTGAATTACAAATACATGATTTTACTAAACTCATTACAGCAGTCACAATAGCCTATGCTTACCCATATCtcaaagaaaataatgatagaGGTACAGTATATTCTGTCACACACATCTACAAATGCAATGTGGGATGCTATTGTATACTCAGGACACTAATGgggcaaaataaaaataaaagctgattcACATTGCTCATGGCAGTCTGAAAATTAGCTTTGCAGATTCAGAACTTTGCAAAGTCTAATCCTGTAGCCAGAGTGTAAAAATAGGCAGTAGAGAAATATTTCACTCCAGGTACCTATATATACATTTAGGAACCATTGAGTTTAAATAGACAAACTCAAGGTTAAAAAATAGTCTGGTTGCTTtctattatgttattatattcaGTCATCTCCTCAGGAACCACCTCTTATAATACCATAAGTTTAAATCATCCCAGCCACTGCAGTGGAATGactcctctttctctcagttACTAGCAGATGCAGCTGCTGCAACTCCACATACAACGTGGACCAGAGAACCAACTGCACTTAAAAAAGAGACTCATATGAATGTTTTCTAATAGGCATCCTCTATCGGTACTAATCTTAAATCTTGTTTTATGGTGTGTCAACACTgtggtctggttaggtttaggcacaaaatcCACTTGGTTGGGGTTAGGGAAAGTTCATGGTTTGTGTTCAAATGACAACTTGAAACGTGGCATGGGTTAAAGTTACTTCCTTTGAGTTGTGCAGCCTTTGTTGTCACAGCAACAGTACAAATCACAACAATCAAGgttatggtttttaaaaaactgtcctGACTTGTGGTTGGAAACATGACAGTCGTGTCTCTTGCAGCTAAGTCCACTTTTGCTTTCTGTCTATGTAGCCATCCACGCAACCGCATCCTCCAAATGTATCACCTTATATTGACGTAATCTGAACGGCGTCACTTCCccgggtcataattactactgttactactactactgctaaatGACGTAAACGTAAGCATAGGTCATTTTTGTTGGCTTAATTTTTGACCTATGCTGCATTTGTTCTTGTGGGGACGAGCTGGACTTATGGGTCAATTAATTATCTTACACGGCAGGCTTTAAGCAGCTTTCAGAAGTAATTTACATGTTAAGGTACAGCCTGTCTACATATGTGTGCATTTTTACAGAAAAGAagtttgttgcttttctttaaattaatttatatgTATAACACTCTTTACATGTAAGATAACTCTAATACTATAATTCTACATAAAAGCTGTTCAGTAAATATCAATaattatgttttgtcttttgcaCAACTCATTAAAGGTTATACTTTGATATTCACATCACAGAGGTTTGCCCATAAAAAAGCCTTTGGTAACAGTAGTGCAATATGAAGTAACTTAGACACATTTTGTAGCTTTTCCCTTTGAATTTCCTCCTTAATCTTCAAACACAGCCCTgtactcattttacttttgttcCTCCTCTGTGCTCTCCCGTTACCCTGTGATTCACCCTCAGGTTCCAGATAATGTAGAGGTCAAAGATTTTAAGCTGATGTCTGTTATGTTTATGCCACATTGCACAAGGTCCTGTCCCTTTATCTGCTCGCTGTTTGAAGGCTTGAGCTGCTAATGGGTGCACTGACATAGATGCACATTGATATCTGGGGGCAAAACGGACACCAACAAACAACACTACAGTATAACATTCGCTGTTTATGTCATACTGAGTACGATGCTGTGTTGTATTGCTGTCTGCAGTTCAAAtcattgtttgttgtgtttgagtattttgtttatttacatgtgTACATATGTTCAAtatttgtttgcatgtttaAGTGCTTTCTTTAGTTATTATTTTGAGTGCAGCACTTTCTTAGACTACGTTTACACGTGCCCGGTTATTTTCATAAAcggacatttcatcctctccgtttacaaaaaaaaactgcgtGCACACCAATTCGTTTACactaacccatgtatatatgctgtcaagagcagctcaagccCACGTTAGCCACGTTAGAATCCCGCATAGCAACAACAGCAacgtcacttcattcctccacatagtacagcacttgtatttgcaaatgcaaacaaatacaaacggattgcaccagcataaatgtgactgctattctgcatgcttccatgatcaccatagatTGTAAACATACACTGTAGATTGTAAACAATGTCGCATTTAACcgagcggagcgcagctagggcggttgctgaggcaaaaacccggacatgggagaagttcggcgaggccatggaaaaagacttccggacggcttcgaagagactCTGGACtctccggcgtctcaggagggggaagcggtgcgccgtcaacactgtgtacggtgggaacggtgcgctgctgacctcgtcgcgggacgttgtggatcggtggaaggaatacttcgaagacctcctcaatcccaccgacacgccttccggtaaggaagcagggccgagggactcgggtgtgggctctcctatctctggggtggaggtcgccgaggtggttaaaaagctcctcggtaggagggccccgggggtggatgagatccgccccgagttcctcaaggccctggatgttgtggggctgtcatggttgacacgactctgcagcatcgcgtggacatcgggggcagtgcctctggattggcagactggggtggtggtccctctttttaagaagggggaccggagggtgtgttccaattacaggggaatcacactcctcagcctccctggtaaggtccattcgggggtgctggagaggagggtccgtcagatagtcgaacctcggattcaggaggagcagtgt contains:
- the LOC128369009 gene encoding endoplasmic reticulum resident protein 27, producing MLITLFLSLLVSSVIATEKDSALPRLADAKAVEAFIDSAEVVVIAFLEGEESHGYEETVAAAKRVDTVPAAMCTEKELWAEYSVSSDTITLFRKADNHQENLELAEAKKLDADGLVNFITINEVRYITEYNQVTAVGLFNSEVKTHLLLFANRGTKEYTDLKKQLGTLAPEFTGKFLFVLINGAVKSNSRSLGYFGLKSKDLPRVGIYDGTSDMKWLLPEGEISVERVQEFCQSFLQGELKEVKQAGAEPKTEL